From Xylocopilactobacillus apis, a single genomic window includes:
- the glyS gene encoding glycine--tRNA ligase subunit beta — protein MSHNYLIEVGLEEMPANVIDDSIQQFRVKTASFLKDNKINYDEIQEFSTPRRLALLIKNIAEKQDDIKVEAKGPAIKIAKDQDGNWSKAALGFAKKNGVEPDDLTTTTVKNVEYLFVKKDIPGKPTKELLPEIKEVIESLTFKTRMRWANHSFEYIRPLHWFVSLLDQEIVPFEILGIKAGRTTRGHRFLGQEIELSQASDYEESLTKDHVIADPKKREKMILDQINEISSENHFNVEIDRSLLNEVVNIVEYPTAFMGGFDQKYLEIPDAVLITSMKDNQRYFYITDSNGNLLPKFISVRNGNKDHLENVIKGNEKVLTARLEDALFFYREDQKHSIKEYVERLKHVNFHDELGNIYDKMARSKKIALLLADKLGISAADRADLEQAGSIYDFDLVTQMVGEFAELQGVMGEIYAKLEGVNDNAAGAIFEHYLPLSANGELPKTVVGSILSAADKIDTLLSFFSIGKIPSGSNDPYALRRQTMGIVRIMMQNHWDISLSKLLNELFEGNGFLIDPAGLKNNQKELDSFIRDRIDQNLADQKIPNDLIQTVHKIKDLNPTKIEEACLILNNHHGDADFVEMIQNLARVQRLFKKENPKDFEGKVVKQDLFENDSEKSLNEKVESITTSWNQERDLSKLYQNLENMIPVIKDYFEQTMINVDDQNLRENRYVQMTSLLNLINYFGDLTQIVI, from the coding sequence ATGAGCCATAACTATTTAATTGAAGTTGGATTGGAAGAAATGCCAGCTAATGTAATTGACGATTCAATTCAACAATTTAGAGTTAAAACAGCATCGTTTTTAAAAGATAACAAAATTAATTATGATGAAATTCAAGAATTTTCTACACCGCGCCGTTTAGCACTTTTAATTAAAAACATTGCTGAAAAGCAAGATGATATCAAAGTAGAGGCAAAAGGACCTGCTATAAAAATTGCCAAAGATCAAGATGGAAATTGGAGTAAAGCAGCTTTAGGTTTTGCTAAAAAGAATGGTGTTGAACCAGATGATTTAACAACGACGACAGTGAAAAATGTAGAGTATCTTTTTGTTAAAAAAGATATTCCCGGAAAACCTACCAAAGAATTATTGCCAGAGATTAAAGAGGTTATTGAATCTTTGACCTTTAAGACCAGAATGAGATGGGCTAATCATTCATTTGAATATATTAGACCTTTGCACTGGTTTGTTTCATTACTAGATCAAGAAATTGTACCTTTTGAAATTTTGGGAATTAAAGCCGGCCGCACAACACGGGGACACCGTTTTTTAGGTCAAGAAATTGAGTTATCGCAAGCTTCAGATTATGAAGAATCATTAACTAAAGATCACGTTATTGCAGATCCTAAAAAAAGAGAGAAGATGATTCTCGATCAAATTAATGAAATTTCAAGTGAGAATCACTTTAATGTTGAGATTGACCGATCATTACTTAATGAAGTAGTAAATATTGTTGAATATCCAACGGCATTTATGGGAGGATTTGATCAGAAATATCTAGAAATTCCTGATGCAGTTTTAATAACTTCAATGAAGGATAACCAACGTTACTTTTATATAACTGATTCAAATGGTAATTTATTGCCGAAGTTTATTTCTGTGAGAAATGGAAATAAAGATCATCTCGAAAATGTCATTAAAGGAAATGAAAAAGTTCTGACTGCCCGATTGGAAGATGCCCTGTTTTTCTATCGTGAAGATCAAAAGCATTCAATTAAAGAATATGTTGAACGCTTAAAACATGTGAATTTCCACGATGAGTTGGGTAATATTTATGACAAAATGGCCCGCAGCAAGAAAATTGCTTTACTTTTGGCAGATAAATTAGGCATAAGTGCAGCTGACCGAGCTGATTTAGAGCAAGCAGGTTCGATTTATGATTTTGATTTAGTTACTCAAATGGTGGGAGAGTTTGCTGAATTACAAGGTGTCATGGGTGAAATTTATGCCAAATTAGAAGGTGTAAATGATAATGCTGCTGGGGCAATTTTTGAACATTATCTTCCGCTTTCAGCTAACGGGGAGCTGCCAAAAACTGTTGTCGGCTCAATTCTTTCAGCAGCCGATAAAATTGATACGCTTCTTTCATTTTTCAGCATTGGTAAAATTCCTAGTGGCTCTAACGATCCTTATGCACTTAGACGTCAGACGATGGGAATTGTTAGAATTATGATGCAGAATCATTGGGACATCTCCTTAAGTAAATTATTAAATGAATTATTTGAAGGAAATGGATTTTTGATTGATCCTGCAGGTTTAAAAAATAATCAAAAAGAACTTGATAGTTTTATCAGAGATCGAATTGATCAGAACTTAGCGGATCAAAAGATTCCTAATGATTTAATCCAAACGGTTCACAAAATAAAAGATCTCAATCCTACTAAAATTGAGGAAGCTTGTTTAATTCTAAATAATCATCATGGAGATGCAGACTTTGTTGAGATGATTCAAAATCTAGCTCGGGTACAAAGATTATTTAAGAAAGAAAATCCTAAAGATTTCGAAGGGAAAGTAGTTAAGCAAGATCTTTTTGAAAACGATTCTGAAAAATCATTAAACGAAAAAGTTGAGTCAATCACAACTTCTTGGAATCAAGAGCGAGATTTGTCTAAACTTTATCAAAATCTTGAAAATATGATTCCAGTAATTAAGGATTATTTTGAACAAACGATGATTAATGTTGATGATCAGAATTTAAGAGAGAATAGATACGTTCAGATGACATCTTTACTTAATCTAATTAATTATTTTGGAGACCTAACTCAAATTGTTATTTAA
- the dnaG gene encoding DNA primase — translation MAQRIPKEIINDIQERVSIVDVVGRYVQLKKQGANYFGLCPFQTEKTPSFSVNEEKKIFHCFSCGRGGSVFTFIMMIDNLNFVEAVSKAAEIGGIPFDSYRYQVNSKRRNIDEPIEKVLKFSCNFYHHVLQHTQIGQEALDYLKQREVLPETIEHFKLGYAPDNNLLSESLKSAADLDQEAVKKSGIVTEADSKIYDYFKDRVMIPISDENNNLVGFGGRLLNNTDSSEPRYLNSKQNEVFNKSNLLFNLNHAKQEIALAHEVVLLEGYFDVISAWQAGLKNGVASMGTSFTEKQLSLLNKVTNRVILVYDGDSAGKAAIDKAIDSLTGRHNLEVMVAPIPGGLDPDDYIKKYGADSFKKLVTKDRVSKYRFRLDYYQETANLSNEQDLLDFVNRVLDKFVDLKDDSIQKELYLKELSKITGISLLNLQNQFNQHVAQNTKSVERVVRPLSTPVKQKTDNRFERAQKELLFIVFNNDLFDWLEQKYHWFFPNTDYQIIYELFSQYYKDNKDNIKFYEFINDLPAELANIATNISSLDRPTSTDEQEVQELIDVIQKENLENRIVKLKQQIEEYQKLGQKEKLDQCMKKLIELIRVKQQEESYGSKKDIK, via the coding sequence GTGGCACAAAGGATTCCAAAAGAAATAATCAATGATATTCAAGAACGGGTTAGTATTGTTGATGTTGTTGGCAGATACGTTCAGTTAAAAAAGCAAGGAGCAAATTATTTTGGCCTTTGTCCTTTTCAAACTGAAAAGACTCCCTCATTTTCCGTAAACGAGGAAAAGAAAATTTTTCATTGCTTTTCCTGCGGACGCGGGGGGAGCGTGTTTACTTTTATCATGATGATTGATAATCTTAACTTTGTTGAGGCTGTTTCCAAGGCTGCAGAAATTGGCGGAATTCCTTTTGATTCATACCGTTACCAGGTGAATTCTAAACGAAGAAATATCGATGAACCAATTGAAAAAGTTTTGAAATTTTCATGCAATTTTTATCATCATGTTTTACAGCATACGCAAATCGGTCAAGAAGCGCTTGATTATCTAAAGCAAAGAGAAGTTCTACCTGAGACAATTGAACATTTCAAATTAGGATATGCGCCTGATAACAATCTTTTATCAGAATCATTAAAATCAGCAGCTGATCTTGATCAAGAAGCAGTAAAAAAGAGTGGGATTGTTACAGAAGCTGATTCTAAAATTTATGATTATTTTAAAGATCGGGTAATGATCCCAATATCTGATGAAAATAATAATTTAGTTGGATTTGGCGGCAGGCTGCTTAATAATACTGATTCAAGTGAACCAAGGTATTTAAATAGTAAACAAAATGAAGTTTTTAATAAAAGTAATCTACTATTTAATTTAAATCATGCAAAGCAGGAAATTGCTTTAGCACATGAAGTAGTGTTATTAGAAGGATATTTCGATGTAATCAGCGCTTGGCAGGCAGGCTTAAAAAACGGCGTTGCTTCCATGGGAACAAGTTTTACAGAAAAGCAGCTCAGTTTACTAAATAAAGTTACGAATCGCGTAATCTTAGTATATGACGGTGATTCTGCTGGAAAGGCGGCAATTGATAAAGCCATCGACAGTCTAACTGGACGACATAATTTGGAAGTTATGGTTGCACCGATTCCTGGGGGATTAGATCCTGATGATTATATTAAAAAGTATGGGGCTGATAGTTTTAAAAAACTTGTAACTAAAGATCGGGTTTCAAAATATCGATTTAGACTCGATTACTACCAAGAAACCGCTAATCTCAGTAACGAACAAGATTTATTAGATTTTGTAAATCGGGTCTTAGATAAGTTTGTTGACCTTAAGGATGATTCAATTCAAAAAGAATTATATCTAAAAGAGCTATCAAAGATAACGGGGATCAGTTTATTAAATCTTCAAAATCAATTTAATCAGCATGTTGCGCAAAATACTAAGAGTGTTGAGCGAGTTGTAAGACCACTATCAACTCCTGTCAAGCAAAAAACTGATAATCGATTTGAAAGAGCTCAAAAAGAATTACTGTTTATTGTTTTCAATAACGATCTCTTTGATTGGTTGGAACAAAAATATCATTGGTTCTTTCCCAATACTGATTATCAGATCATTTATGAGTTGTTTTCACAGTATTATAAGGATAATAAAGATAACATTAAGTTCTATGAATTTATAAATGATTTGCCGGCAGAACTAGCAAATATTGCCACAAATATCAGTTCACTTGATCGTCCAACTTCAACGGATGAACAGGAGGTTCAAGAACTAATCGATGTTATCCAGAAAGAGAATCTTGAAAATAGAATTGTAAAATTAAAACAACAAATTGAAGAGTATCAAAAATTAGGTCAAAAAGAAAAGTTAGATCAGTGTATGAAAAAACTAATTGAACTGATTCGCGTAAAACAGCAGGAGGAATCTTATGGCAGCAAAAAAGACATCAAATAA
- a CDS encoding lysophospholipid acyltransferase family protein, translating into MFYTFMRYLVGFIVWVLNGKIEVQNKEVLKDKTYIFVGPHRTWWDPIMTALAAWPLKFSFMAKKELFNNFVIRFILVHMNAFPVDRKNPKPSSIKVPVNYLKSGKLSLLMYPSGTRHSEAMKGGVALIDKLTHSEIIPVVYQGPVKFSGLLKRQKITIRFGEPLDVDYSIKDFKAFSADIDSKMQKSFTEIDQKIDPNFKYVPNHQKLEKEKKKGQL; encoded by the coding sequence ATGTTTTATACTTTTATGCGCTATTTAGTCGGTTTCATTGTTTGGGTTTTAAATGGAAAAATCGAAGTCCAAAATAAAGAAGTTCTTAAAGATAAAACTTACATTTTTGTTGGACCACACAGAACTTGGTGGGATCCAATCATGACTGCTCTCGCGGCGTGGCCGCTTAAATTTTCGTTTATGGCAAAGAAAGAACTTTTTAACAATTTTGTCATTAGATTTATTTTAGTACATATGAATGCTTTTCCAGTTGACCGCAAAAATCCCAAACCATCTTCAATCAAGGTGCCAGTCAATTATCTGAAATCTGGTAAATTATCACTTCTAATGTATCCGTCAGGAACTCGGCACTCTGAAGCTATGAAAGGCGGAGTTGCTTTAATTGATAAGTTAACTCACTCTGAGATTATTCCTGTAGTTTATCAGGGACCAGTCAAATTTAGCGGCCTTCTTAAACGTCAAAAAATAACGATTCGATTTGGCGAACCATTAGACGTTGACTATTCAATTAAAGACTTCAAAGCATTCAGTGCTGATATTGATTCAAAAATGCAAAAAAGTTTTACTGAAATTGACCAGAAAATCGATCCAAATTTTAAATACGTGCCTAATCATCAAAAGCTTGAAAAAGAAAAGAAAAAAGGACAGCTATAA
- a CDS encoding Nif3-like dinuclear metal center hexameric protein, translated as MSEIRLSNLMDFLEEKYPLNDAMTWDHVGLQIGDPTRVVKKVFTTLDVTPSVVDHAVKNGFDTIVSHHPLLFHSIQSMNLTIPRNEMYQKIIKNNLNVYSMHTNFDVGTNGMNDGLAEMLGLTNVEGICPVKTKQGVKSIGRMGDTQLTVDEIVEKFKSRLKIKMIRLLSNYKPVRKVGIVGGAGAEFITPAFNSGVDLFITGDVKYHDFLDAQIAGYAVLDVGHVAEKIFAERMAIMINKNLNLTVEANDLDKMEILYLEDK; from the coding sequence ATGAGTGAAATTAGATTATCAAATTTAATGGATTTTTTAGAGGAAAAATATCCCTTAAATGACGCGATGACATGGGATCATGTAGGTCTGCAGATTGGAGATCCGACACGGGTGGTCAAAAAAGTTTTTACAACGCTTGATGTAACTCCTTCGGTTGTTGATCATGCAGTTAAAAATGGTTTTGATACGATTGTAAGTCACCACCCGCTGCTTTTTCATTCGATTCAATCGATGAATTTAACCATTCCGCGTAATGAAATGTACCAAAAAATCATCAAAAATAATTTGAATGTCTACAGCATGCATACTAATTTTGATGTTGGAACAAACGGGATGAATGACGGGTTAGCAGAAATGCTGGGTTTAACTAACGTCGAAGGGATCTGTCCCGTGAAAACAAAACAAGGTGTTAAATCCATTGGCCGCATGGGAGACACTCAGTTAACAGTTGATGAAATTGTAGAGAAGTTTAAATCTAGATTAAAAATTAAAATGATTAGACTTTTATCTAACTATAAGCCAGTAAGAAAAGTAGGAATTGTTGGCGGTGCGGGAGCAGAATTTATCACTCCTGCATTTAACAGCGGCGTTGATCTGTTTATTACTGGAGATGTTAAATATCATGACTTTTTAGATGCTCAAATTGCGGGTTATGCGGTTTTAGATGTGGGTCATGTCGCTGAAAAGATTTTTGCCGAGAGAATGGCAATAATGATAAATAAAAATTTAAATTTGACAGTTGAAGCTAATGATTTAGACAAAATGGAAATTTTATACCTGGAGGACAAATGA
- a CDS encoding 2-hydroxymuconate tautomerase yields the protein MPLVHIDLIEGRTDDQLRKLVKDITDVIGKDLNAPAEHVHIVLNEFPASRMADAGKLRSDED from the coding sequence ATGCCTTTAGTTCATATTGATTTAATCGAAGGAAGAACCGATGATCAATTACGTAAATTAGTAAAAGATATTACTGACGTGATTGGTAAAGATCTTAATGCACCTGCTGAACATGTGCATATTGTATTAAATGAATTTCCCGCTAGTAGAATGGCTGATGCAGGAAAATTAAGAAGTGACGAAGATTAA
- the rpoD gene encoding RNA polymerase sigma factor RpoD — MAAKKTSNNEENSQKPKKVTAKEKTKSTGKVKISVKSKVKKTPKAAAAKENVKEEKVEPKKTTASKAPKKTTAKKKSKKETNAPAVDQKELEFQKLVTKYKKAHEITYDELANRLELSEDQDADEIEKVIGRLEDEGIGVVDEEGEPTDIALKAQNVKIKKDDLTAPAGVKINDPVRMYLKEIGQFPLLKAEEEVEIAKRIEAGDEVAKQTLAEDNLRLVVSIAKKYVGRGMQFLDLIQEGNMGLMKAVEKFDYTKGFKFSTYATWWIRQAITRAIADQARTIRIPVHMVETINKLIRIQRMLLQDLGRDPLPEELGAEMDLPTSKIREILKIAQEPVSLETPIGEEDDSHLGDFIEDFDATSPEEHASYELLKEQLEQVLDTLTEREENVLRLRFGLDDGRVRTLEEVGKVFGVTRERIRQIEAKALRKLKHPSRSRQLKDFL, encoded by the coding sequence ATGGCAGCAAAAAAGACATCAAATAACGAAGAAAATAGCCAAAAACCAAAGAAGGTTACGGCTAAAGAGAAAACAAAAAGCACTGGCAAGGTAAAAATTTCGGTAAAATCAAAAGTCAAAAAGACTCCAAAAGCTGCAGCAGCTAAAGAAAATGTTAAAGAAGAAAAAGTAGAGCCTAAAAAGACAACTGCCAGTAAGGCACCTAAAAAGACAACTGCTAAGAAAAAAAGTAAAAAAGAAACTAATGCACCAGCTGTTGATCAAAAAGAATTAGAATTTCAAAAGTTAGTTACTAAATACAAAAAAGCTCATGAAATCACATACGATGAACTAGCTAACCGCTTGGAACTTTCTGAAGATCAAGATGCTGACGAAATTGAAAAAGTAATTGGTCGTTTAGAAGACGAAGGAATTGGTGTTGTTGATGAAGAAGGTGAGCCGACAGATATTGCACTTAAAGCACAAAACGTTAAGATCAAGAAAGACGATTTAACTGCACCTGCTGGAGTTAAGATCAATGACCCAGTTCGGATGTATTTAAAAGAAATTGGTCAATTTCCATTACTGAAAGCAGAAGAAGAAGTTGAAATTGCTAAAAGAATTGAAGCAGGTGATGAAGTTGCTAAACAAACACTTGCAGAAGATAATTTGCGTTTAGTTGTTTCGATTGCTAAGAAGTATGTTGGAAGAGGCATGCAGTTTCTTGATTTAATCCAAGAAGGTAACATGGGATTAATGAAGGCCGTTGAAAAGTTTGACTACACTAAGGGATTTAAATTCTCTACCTATGCAACGTGGTGGATTAGACAGGCCATCACCCGTGCAATCGCCGATCAAGCTCGAACAATTAGAATTCCAGTTCATATGGTTGAAACAATCAATAAGTTAATTAGAATTCAAAGAATGCTTTTGCAGGATTTGGGTCGTGATCCATTACCGGAAGAATTAGGTGCTGAAATGGATCTTCCAACTTCTAAGATTCGTGAAATTTTAAAAATTGCCCAAGAGCCAGTTTCATTAGAGACTCCAATTGGAGAAGAGGATGACTCTCACCTGGGAGATTTCATTGAAGATTTTGATGCAACAAGTCCAGAAGAACATGCTTCTTATGAATTATTAAAAGAACAGCTTGAACAAGTGCTTGATACTTTAACTGAACGTGAAGAAAATGTGCTTCGCCTTCGATTTGGCTTAGACGATGGGCGAGTTCGGACCTTAGAAGAAGTCGGTAAGGTATTTGGCGTAACGAGAGAAAGAATTCGTCAGATTGAAGCTAAAGCATTAAGAAAATTGAAGCACCCAAGCCGTTCTAGACAATTAAAGGATTTTCTATAA
- a CDS encoding metal-sulfur cluster assembly factor produces MSENPMSEEDHDTKVKKEILTALENVIDPELGMDIINLGLVYRIDLDDQGTCNVLMTLTTVGCPLTVELQEMIKMELENVPEVKDVTIELTFDPPWSMDRMSRYAKIALGIA; encoded by the coding sequence ATGAGTGAAAATCCAATGTCTGAAGAAGATCATGACACAAAGGTCAAAAAGGAAATTTTAACAGCTTTAGAAAATGTTATCGATCCAGAATTAGGAATGGATATCATTAATTTGGGTCTAGTTTACCGCATCGATCTTGATGATCAAGGGACATGTAATGTTTTAATGACATTAACCACGGTTGGCTGTCCTTTAACAGTTGAACTGCAGGAAATGATAAAAATGGAATTAGAAAATGTTCCTGAGGTTAAAGACGTTACGATCGAATTAACATTTGATCCACCGTGGTCAATGGACCGAATGTCTCGTTACGCTAAAATTGCGTTAGGAATTGCTTGA
- a CDS encoding tRNA (adenine(22)-N(1))-methyltransferase: MINIDLRLKTLANFVPAQSDCVADIGTDHAYLPIYLIQSGRTHYVFATDIKEGPLFNAKNDIAKFGLKKQIETRLGPGLVPIVDESSIDTVIISGMGGKLIAQIMEDSSKMSNQITYIFEPNSSEPLLRRWLMANNFLITNEKIIEVQDRIYEFIAANHQSKTVSYSEEDLLLGPILRKEKNAVFTKKWLKELNKRELVKANRQKSNQLISSKDLDQEIKIIKDNL, translated from the coding sequence GTGATAAATATTGATCTAAGATTAAAAACTTTAGCAAATTTTGTTCCAGCACAAAGTGATTGTGTTGCCGATATTGGAACAGATCACGCATATTTACCAATTTATCTGATTCAATCCGGGAGGACTCACTATGTTTTTGCAACAGACATTAAGGAGGGTCCTCTTTTTAACGCCAAAAATGATATTGCAAAATTTGGCTTAAAAAAGCAAATTGAAACTAGATTAGGTCCAGGACTTGTGCCGATTGTTGACGAAAGTTCAATTGATACAGTCATAATCTCTGGGATGGGCGGTAAGTTAATCGCACAGATCATGGAAGATTCTTCCAAAATGTCTAATCAGATTACTTATATTTTTGAACCAAATTCCAGTGAACCTCTTCTCAGACGCTGGCTAATGGCTAATAACTTTTTAATTACTAATGAGAAAATAATCGAAGTCCAAGATCGAATTTATGAATTTATTGCAGCCAATCATCAGTCCAAAACTGTTTCTTACAGTGAAGAAGATCTTTTATTAGGTCCAATTTTGCGAAAAGAAAAAAACGCAGTTTTCACTAAAAAATGGCTCAAAGAATTGAATAAAAGAGAATTGGTCAAGGCTAACCGTCAGAAATCAAATCAATTAATTTCTTCTAAGGACTTGGATCAAGAAATAAAAATAATAAAGGATAACTTATGA
- the pepT gene encoding peptidase T produces the protein MKYTNLKDRFIKYVKVNTRSDEKSNTTPTTKSQVHFLHDLADELKSIGLEDVKYNKQNAYVTATLPSNIDQKVPVVGFISHVDTADFNSENINPQIIENYDGKSDIPLGQSGFKLDLKNSPNLSKYEGNTLITTDGTTLLGSDDKSGVAEIVSVMEYLINHSEFKHGKIRVAFGPDEEIGVGADKFDVKDFGADFAYTVDGGPLGELEWETFNAASLEIKVQGYNIHPSVAYGKMINALQVAIDFHNSLPQDEFPENTKDREGFFHLLSLDGSVDQARMSYIIRDFERDGLEERKELVNKIVERLNKQYGEKRVQAEMHDQYYNMAEVMKDHMDVVELAKKAMEDLGIKPNIAPVRGGTDGSKISFMGLPTPNLFAGGENMHGRYEFVSLEVMEKAADVLLQIIKLTTEKEI, from the coding sequence ATGAAATATACAAATTTAAAAGATCGTTTTATAAAATATGTTAAAGTTAATACTCGCTCAGATGAAAAGAGCAATACAACTCCAACAACTAAGTCCCAAGTTCATTTCTTACACGATTTAGCAGATGAATTAAAATCAATTGGCTTAGAAGATGTCAAATACAACAAACAGAATGCTTACGTTACTGCAACTCTTCCAAGTAATATCGATCAAAAAGTACCAGTTGTCGGTTTTATATCTCATGTTGATACTGCAGATTTTAATTCTGAAAATATCAATCCGCAAATTATCGAAAATTATGACGGTAAAAGCGATATTCCTCTTGGACAAAGTGGATTTAAGTTGGATTTAAAAAATTCACCAAATTTAAGCAAATATGAGGGGAATACGTTAATCACTACTGATGGAACGACATTACTAGGATCAGATGATAAATCTGGGGTTGCCGAAATTGTTTCCGTGATGGAATATTTAATTAATCATTCAGAATTTAAGCATGGTAAGATAAGAGTTGCCTTTGGTCCTGACGAAGAAATTGGGGTTGGGGCAGATAAATTTGATGTGAAAGATTTTGGAGCAGATTTTGCTTATACCGTTGATGGAGGGCCACTTGGAGAATTAGAATGGGAAACCTTTAACGCAGCAAGTCTTGAAATTAAAGTTCAGGGATATAATATTCACCCTAGCGTAGCTTACGGTAAAATGATTAATGCGTTGCAAGTTGCGATTGATTTTCATAATTCATTACCCCAAGATGAATTTCCAGAAAATACCAAAGATCGAGAAGGATTTTTCCATTTATTATCCCTAGATGGATCTGTTGATCAAGCTCGCATGTCATACATTATTCGTGATTTTGAACGAGACGGTTTAGAAGAACGCAAAGAATTAGTTAATAAAATCGTTGAGCGCCTTAATAAGCAGTATGGCGAAAAACGAGTGCAAGCAGAAATGCACGATCAGTATTATAATATGGCAGAAGTGATGAAAGACCATATGGACGTTGTCGAGCTTGCTAAAAAGGCCATGGAAGATTTAGGTATTAAGCCCAATATTGCACCTGTGCGCGGTGGTACTGACGGTTCTAAGATCTCATTTATGGGACTTCCTACTCCTAATTTGTTTGCTGGCGGAGAAAATATGCATGGTCGTTACGAGTTTGTATCACTTGAAGTAATGGAAAAAGCTGCAGATGTGCTGCTCCAGATTATTAAGTTAACTACAGAGAAAGAAATTTAA
- the glyQ gene encoding glycine--tRNA ligase subunit alpha: MQEIILRLQTFWGKKGCLLMEAYDTEKGAGTMSPYTFLRAVGPESWNAAYVEPSRRPADGRYGENPNRLYQHHQFQVVMKPSPAAMQEYYVDSLRYLGIEPLEHDIRFVEDNWENPSMGCAGVGWEVWLDGMEITQFTYFQVVGSIPVDLVTSEISYGLERLASYIQNVNSVYDLEWGNGVKYRDIFFEPEAEHSKYSFEISDEKMLFDLFKKYETEAYRLLDLGLVHPAYDYILKCSHTFNLLDARGVVSVTERAGYMARIRKMAHKVASVFIEEREKLGFPLKNDELFADKGEKVK; the protein is encoded by the coding sequence ATGCAAGAGATAATTTTAAGACTTCAAACCTTTTGGGGTAAAAAAGGATGTCTTTTAATGGAAGCCTATGATACAGAAAAAGGTGCAGGGACAATGAGTCCGTACACTTTTTTGCGCGCAGTAGGTCCAGAATCATGGAATGCTGCTTACGTTGAGCCATCAAGAAGACCAGCTGATGGTCGTTATGGAGAAAATCCCAATCGTCTTTATCAGCATCATCAGTTTCAAGTTGTAATGAAGCCTTCTCCAGCTGCCATGCAAGAATATTATGTTGATAGTTTGCGCTATTTAGGAATTGAACCTTTAGAACATGATATTCGTTTTGTTGAGGATAATTGGGAAAATCCATCAATGGGCTGTGCTGGTGTTGGTTGGGAAGTATGGCTTGACGGAATGGAAATTACGCAATTCACATATTTTCAAGTAGTTGGTTCGATTCCTGTTGACCTAGTGACAAGTGAAATTTCATATGGGCTAGAACGACTTGCTTCTTATATTCAAAATGTTAACTCCGTTTATGATCTTGAATGGGGTAATGGCGTTAAATATCGGGATATTTTCTTTGAACCAGAAGCAGAACATTCAAAGTATTCTTTTGAGATTAGTGACGAAAAAATGCTGTTTGATTTATTTAAAAAATATGAAACAGAAGCATATCGATTGTTAGACTTAGGTTTAGTTCACCCAGCGTATGACTATATTTTAAAATGTTCACATACCTTTAATTTGTTAGATGCCCGAGGTGTCGTTTCAGTTACCGAACGTGCGGGCTATATGGCTCGTATTCGTAAAATGGCTCATAAAGTTGCAAGTGTATTTATTGAAGAGAGAGAAAAACTTGGCTTTCCATTGAAAAATGATGAATTATTTGCAGATAAAGGGGAGAAAGTTAAATGA